A window of Malania oleifera isolate guangnan ecotype guangnan chromosome 5, ASM2987363v1, whole genome shotgun sequence contains these coding sequences:
- the LOC131156136 gene encoding uncharacterized protein LOC131156136, with protein MKKEPKEQNCPHAGQGCSIKEFMRMNPPSFAGGPNPMAAENWIQEIEEIMEKIEKFTNLIRGDLTVAEYAAKFVELSRFTPFLVPNKIRKARKFDKGLRRKISKLVVGFQVQNFSKLVDKASVLEKSIQGNTESIEQKKRLIPSSFQSETSQGLAKKGKEEMGSVCPKCDKRHRGECWYDTLNCYRCNKPGHHRKDCREPLPMVATQNQYRGSSRYCLEGVLHLDCTHFELRRMPSEK; from the exons atgaagaaggaaccGAAAGAACAGAACTGTCCACATGCAGGACAGGGCTGCAGCATAAAAGAATTTATGAGAATGAACCCTCCATCCTTTGCAGGAGGACCTAATCCAATGGCAGCAGAGAACTGGATACAGGAGATAGAGGAAATTATG gaaaagattgagaaATTTACTAATCTGATCCGGGGGGATTTGACGGTTGCGGAATATGCGGCTAAATTTGTGGAATTATCCCGTTTCACTCCATTTCTGGTCCCAAACAAGATAAGGAAGGCTAGGAAATTTGATAAAGGCTTGAGGCGCAAGATCTCCAAGTTGGTGGTTGGGTTTCAggtccaaaatttttcaaaattagttgatAAGGCTTCGGTGCTGGAAAAGAGTATCCAGGGCAACACTGAGTCTatagagcagaagaagagacttATACCATCTAGTTTTCAATCTGAGACCAGTCAAGGATTAgcgaagaaaggaaaagaagaaatgGGCTCTGTATGCCCGAAGTgtgataagaggcataggggcgaatgctggtaTGACACTCTGAATTGTTACAGGTGCAATAAGCCAGGGCACCACAGGAAAGATTGTCGAGAACCCTTGCCTATGGTAGCTACTCAGAATCAATACCGAGGAAGTAGCAGGTACTGCTTGGAAGGGGTGCTCCACCTCGATTGTACACACTTCGAGCTGAGaaggatgccatcagagaagtag